The Corythoichthys intestinalis isolate RoL2023-P3 chromosome 1, ASM3026506v1, whole genome shotgun sequence genome has a segment encoding these proteins:
- the LOC130918749 gene encoding gastrula zinc finger protein XlCGF57.1-like, whose amino-acid sequence MKSPADVTVKNLHPEKHDSLHVKQKEESDMPWIKQEAEPETPDIKEEKQEVEILKFPMGVSVKSEEDKGPCDDSGAVKPSRDGSFQHLTTKGEQPDGLLAPLSDSDDITSHSSDFNTDEEVDDFDQNASKSLEKSPLKRDAKEGAVGKPFSCSRCDKTFPWKSNLKAHMRTHTGEKPFACTVCDQKYSTKANLNIHTRMHTGEKPYACTLCGKRFTQKGQLVLHTRNHTGEKPFACTCCGKQFAQKGQLVVHKRNQTGEKPFACTVCDKKYSTKANLNIHTRIHTGEKPFVCTLCGKGFTQKGQLVFHTRTHTGEKPFACTLCGKKFTQKQDLERHKRLHTGEKPFVCTCCGKRFTRKGHLVLHTRNHTGEKPFACTLCGKRFTQKQDLERHKHIHTGEKPFICSLCGKRFTQKGQLVVHTRNHTGEKPFACTHCGKRFTVKDSLNKHTRTHTGEKPFACTLCGKRFIAKDGLKKHRRTHTEEKPYACTLCDKKYFAKADLNIHTRTHTGEKPFACTLCDKKYSTRANLNIHTRTQSTADTPPRTLLEHRKKL is encoded by the exons ATGAAG agtcCCGCAGACGTCACTGTAAAAAATCTTCACCCTGAGAAGCACGATTCCCTCCACGTCAAACAGAAGGAGGAGTCCGACATGCCGTGGatcaaacaggaggcggagccagagacccctgacattaaagaagaaaaacaggaaGTTGAAATCCTCAAGTTTCCAATGGGTGTCAGTGTAAAGAGCGAAGAAGACAAGGGTCCATGCGATGACAGCGGAGCAGTGAAACCTTCGCGCGACGGCTCATTTCAGCACTTGACAACAAAAGGAGAGCAACCGGACGGCCTCTTAGCTCCGCTTTCGGACAGCGATGACATAACGTCACATTCTTCTGACTTTAATACTGATGAGGAGGTGGatgactttgaccaaaatgcttcaaaatccttAGAAAAGTCACCATTGAAAAGAGACGCAAAAGAAGGCGCGGTTgggaaacctttttcctgctcacgtTGTGATAAAACATTTCCTTGGAAATCCAACTTAAAGGCACACATGCGTActcacactggagagaaaccttttgcctgcacagtttgtgatcaaaaatactccacaaaggcaaatttaaacattcacacaagaatgcacactggagagaagccttatgcctgcacactttgtggtaaacgATTCACTCAGAAGGGACAATTAGTTTTGCACACAAGAaaccacactggagagaagccttttgcctgcacatgtTGTGGTAAACAATTCGCTCAGAAGGGGCAATTAGTAGTGCACAAAAGAAACCAgactggagagaaaccttttgcctgcacagtttgtgataaaaaatactctacaaaggcaaatttaaacattcacacaagaatacacactggagagaagccttttgtctgcacactttgtggtaaaggATTCACTCAGAAGGGACAATTAGTAttccacacaagaacccacactggagagaagccttttgcctgcacactttgtggtaaaaaattcacTCAGAAGCAGGATTTAGAAAGGCACAAGCGtttacacactggagagaagccttttgtctgcacatgttgtggtaaaagattcactcgGAAGGGACATTTAGTATTGCACACAAGAaaccacactggagagaagccttttgcatgcacactttgtggtaaaagattcactcagaagcaGGATTTAGAAAGGCACAAGCAtatacacactggagaaaagccttttatctgctcactttgtggtaaaagattcactcagaagggACAATTAGTGGTGCACACAAGAaaccacactggagagaagccttttgcctgcacacattgtggtaaaagattcactgtGAAGGATAGTTTAAataaacacacaagaacacacactggagagaagccttttgcctgcacactttgtggtaaaagattcatcgCGAAGGATGGTTTAAAGAAACACAGAAGAACACACACTGAGGAGAAGCcttatgcctgcacactttgtgataaaaaatactTTGCGAAGGCAgatttaaacattcacacaagaacacacactggagagaagccttttgcctgcacactttgtgataaaaaatactCCACAAGGGCAAATTTGaacattcacacaagaacacagagCACTGCAGACACTCCACCGAGAACGTTACTTGAACACagaaaaaagctttaa